A single genomic interval of Centropristis striata isolate RG_2023a ecotype Rhode Island chromosome 8, C.striata_1.0, whole genome shotgun sequence harbors:
- the LOC131975617 gene encoding cortexin-3, with protein sequence MDVPRMAEGLFSSTLSSSGGGHHVPSYLTLEQKAAFIFVLLLFIFLALLIVRCFRILLDPYRSMPSSNWTDHTEKDTFDYRIV encoded by the coding sequence ATGGATGTGCCCCGGATGGCTGAGGGCCTCTTCAGCAGCACGCTGTCCTCGTCAGGTGGCGGCCATCACGTACCATCCTACCTGACGCTGGAACAGAAGGCCGCCTTCATCTTCGTGCTGCTGCTCTTCATCTTCCTGGCCCTCCTCATCGTGCGTTGTTTCCGCATCCTGCTGGACCCGTACCGCAGCATGCCCTCATCCAACTGGACAGATCACACCGAGAAGGACACGTTCGATTACCGCATCGTCTGA